From one Candidatus Woesearchaeota archaeon genomic stretch:
- a CDS encoding NUDIX domain-containing protein, with the protein MPDETSAGAVVFRKDKEIKYLLLHYGAGHWDFPKGNIEKGEQEKETITREIKEETGIAEISFAEGFKERIKYFYRREGKLISKEVVFYLAETEQKEVKISFEHIGYEWLNYEDASKRVTFKNSKEILKKANEFLLSH; encoded by the coding sequence ATGCCTGATGAAACATCTGCCGGAGCTGTAGTTTTCAGAAAAGATAAAGAAATAAAATATCTTCTATTGCATTATGGGGCAGGCCACTGGGACTTTCCAAAAGGCAATATAGAAAAAGGCGAACAGGAAAAAGAAACCATAACAAGGGAAATAAAGGAAGAAACCGGCATAGCAGAAATAAGTTTTGCAGAGGGCTTTAAGGAACGAATAAAGTATTTTTACAGAAGAGAAGGCAAACTGATCTCCAAAGAGGTTGTTTTCTATCTTGCTGAAACAGAACAAAAAGAGGTAAAGATCTCTTTCGAGCATATTGGCTATGAATGGCTGAATTATGAAGATGCATCAAAACGCGTCACTTTTAAAAATTCCAAAGAAATTTTGAAAAAGGCGAATGAATTTCTGCTATCGCACTAA
- a CDS encoding endonuclease V: protein MIIDINKLKEDQIRLSKKIVLKDEFEKIEKIAGCDIAQKGNELVAAIVVCDYKTLNVLEKQYTITSAKIPYIPEFLGFRECPALIECYSKLTAEPDILIFDGNGILHPRRFGAASQLGLSIDKPAIGVAKSLLCGEVKGNEVFLNDEKVGFELKTKEFSKPLYVSPGHRITLKTSVEIVKNLIRPPHKLPEPLHLAHRYAEEMKEKNE, encoded by the coding sequence ATGATTATAGACATAAATAAGTTAAAAGAGGATCAGATAAGGCTTTCTAAAAAGATTGTTCTGAAAGATGAATTCGAGAAAATAGAGAAAATCGCGGGCTGCGATATAGCGCAGAAAGGCAATGAGCTGGTTGCAGCGATTGTTGTATGCGATTATAAAACATTGAATGTGCTGGAAAAGCAATATACAATAACATCTGCAAAAATACCTTACATCCCTGAATTTCTGGGCTTCAGGGAATGCCCTGCTCTGATTGAGTGCTACAGCAAATTAACAGCTGAGCCGGATATTCTGATTTTTGACGGCAACGGGATTTTACATCCCAGAAGATTCGGTGCAGCATCGCAGCTTGGCCTTTCAATAGACAAGCCGGCAATAGGAGTTGCCAAATCCCTGCTCTGCGGCGAAGTAAAGGGCAATGAAGTTTTTCTCAATGATGAAAAAGTTGGATTTGAATTAAAAACAAAGGAATTCTCAAAGCCGCTTTATGTGAGTCCCGGTCATAGAATAACATTGAAAACATCTGTTGAGATCGTAAAGAATCTTATCAGGCCGCCGCACAAGCTTCCGGAGCCATTGCATCTTGCTCATAGATATGCTGAGGAGATGAAAGAAAAGAATGAATAG